A genomic window from Algoriphagus sp. Y33 includes:
- the gldF gene encoding gliding motility-associated ABC transporter permease subunit GldF produces MTSLFLKEINTFFGSLLGYLVLALFLVAIGLIVWVFPESSVLEYGFADLEALFTYTPYVFVFLIPALSMRAIAEERKTGTWELLRTSPLSLVQIVLAKYVALICLILVAILPTLLYFYSIMQLGDPVGNLDQAGFFGSWIGLIMIGAVFAAVGLFASSLTSQQVVAFVLGVFLCFLLYFGFSAFVEMQLGNLSYWAADLSLSFHYINLSRGVIDSVDLFFLIGMIWLFLGGTILVLRNK; encoded by the coding sequence ATGACAAGTCTTTTTCTAAAAGAAATCAATACCTTTTTCGGGAGCCTTCTTGGCTATCTGGTATTGGCATTATTTCTCGTGGCGATTGGGCTGATTGTGTGGGTTTTTCCTGAAAGCAGCGTGCTCGAATATGGTTTTGCTGATTTGGAAGCCTTATTTACCTATACTCCTTATGTTTTCGTATTTCTTATCCCCGCTCTTTCTATGCGGGCTATTGCAGAAGAGCGAAAAACAGGCACATGGGAACTTTTAAGGACTTCTCCTCTCTCTTTGGTACAGATTGTTTTGGCAAAATACGTGGCGCTGATTTGCCTTATTCTGGTAGCAATTTTACCCACGCTTTTGTATTTCTATAGCATTATGCAACTGGGAGACCCTGTGGGTAATCTGGACCAGGCAGGCTTTTTCGGTTCGTGGATAGGTCTAATTATGATTGGGGCAGTGTTTGCGGCGGTCGGATTGTTTGCCAGCTCTCTGACTTCGCAGCAAGTAGTAGCCTTCGTATTAGGTGTTTTTTTATGCTTTTTGCTCTATTTTGGATTCTCCGCCTTTGTAGAGATGCAATTGGGGAATCTCTCGTATTGGGCTGCTGATTTGAGTCTGAGTTTTCATTACATCAACTTGAGTAGGGGAGTGATTGACTCGGTAGATTTATTCTTTTTGATTGGCATGATTTGGTTGTTTTTGGGTGGGACTATTTTGGTTTTGAGAAATAAATGA
- the gldG gene encoding gliding motility-associated ABC transporter substrate-binding protein GldG, translating to MKQLTQHSAKSWFLFFGGILVIVLLANFLDFRIDLTEEKRYSLHPATEEMLSEISKPLHVEILLVGENLPGGMRRLQKSIEETVRTFNAYSAEKITYSYFDPLTLQKEERGDFILSLADYGINPTNLSVMRNSGQQEQLIFPGILVSDEEYETGALVLKGDRGMGPDQILNHSIENLEFELSNAIRKLISPESSSIAMIMGHGEMSSDEGFGLVEALDGEFELFKVPLDQAQKPKDLEGFKMIFIQGPKENYTEREIYLLDQYVMGGGNLIVLLDGVAVEIENAGGEGTLAMPVDLGLDNLLFRYGVRVNKDLIQDLNFGYIPVMGGDFGNQQQMVPLPWPFYIQAGRMQEHAITKGLDVVQFRFTSSLDTVKADGVTKTPLIFSSDFSRVLPAPVRVAFADMDQEPDVGLFGMKNLPLAYLLEGEFTSLYKNRFLPDGFAKEDFKEGGNGKVVVIGDGDVFQSQTNLEDGAPLALGENPFSQSTFANKLFLKNLVQYLAEPEGIIASRTRTFRIRPLNKVKIAQQKTFWQGLNVLTPVVVLLVFGGSVWWIRRNKYSRKTN from the coding sequence ATGAAACAGTTGACTCAACATAGTGCAAAGTCCTGGTTTCTTTTTTTTGGAGGAATTCTAGTAATTGTTTTGCTGGCGAACTTTTTGGATTTTCGGATAGACCTTACCGAGGAAAAACGTTACTCACTTCATCCTGCCACAGAAGAGATGCTTTCTGAGATCAGCAAACCTCTTCATGTGGAAATTCTTCTGGTGGGTGAAAATCTCCCCGGAGGCATGCGCCGTCTCCAAAAATCCATAGAAGAGACTGTCAGAACATTCAATGCTTACAGTGCAGAAAAGATTACGTATTCTTATTTTGATCCACTGACTTTGCAGAAGGAAGAACGTGGAGACTTTATTTTGTCCTTAGCGGATTATGGTATTAATCCTACAAATTTATCCGTGATGCGAAATTCCGGTCAACAAGAACAGCTGATTTTTCCCGGGATTTTGGTCAGCGATGAAGAGTATGAGACGGGAGCCTTGGTATTAAAAGGTGATAGAGGAATGGGGCCTGATCAAATTCTTAACCATTCTATTGAAAATCTGGAGTTTGAATTGAGCAATGCCATTCGAAAGTTAATATCGCCTGAGTCATCTTCCATCGCGATGATCATGGGACATGGAGAAATGAGTTCCGATGAAGGCTTTGGACTGGTGGAAGCATTGGATGGGGAATTTGAGCTCTTTAAGGTCCCGCTTGATCAAGCTCAGAAACCGAAAGATTTGGAGGGATTCAAGATGATTTTTATCCAGGGACCAAAAGAAAATTATACTGAGCGGGAGATTTACTTGCTCGACCAGTATGTGATGGGTGGTGGAAATCTGATCGTATTGCTTGATGGAGTAGCGGTAGAAATTGAGAATGCAGGTGGAGAAGGTACTTTGGCTATGCCGGTAGATTTGGGACTGGATAATTTACTCTTCCGGTATGGGGTACGTGTAAACAAGGATTTGATTCAAGATCTGAACTTTGGATATATTCCAGTGATGGGTGGGGATTTTGGAAATCAGCAGCAAATGGTCCCTCTTCCTTGGCCTTTTTATATACAGGCAGGAAGAATGCAAGAACATGCGATTACCAAGGGATTGGATGTGGTTCAGTTTCGTTTTACAAGTAGCTTGGATACAGTGAAAGCCGATGGAGTCACCAAAACGCCATTAATTTTCAGTTCGGATTTTTCGAGGGTTTTGCCTGCTCCGGTTCGGGTTGCTTTTGCGGATATGGATCAGGAGCCTGATGTGGGACTTTTTGGAATGAAAAATTTGCCGCTCGCGTATTTGCTGGAAGGGGAATTTACTTCCTTGTATAAAAACCGGTTTCTTCCGGATGGTTTTGCCAAAGAGGACTTTAAAGAAGGTGGAAACGGAAAAGTGGTGGTGATTGGAGACGGGGATGTATTTCAATCCCAAACCAATCTGGAAGACGGTGCTCCGCTGGCTTTGGGAGAAAATCCATTTAGCCAATCAACTTTTGCAAATAAGCTATTTCTGAAAAATCTAGTCCAGTATCTTGCCGAACCTGAAGGCATCATTGCGTCGCGTACCAGAACTTTCCGGATTCGACCTTTGAATAAGGTGAAGATTGCGCAGCAAAAGACTTTTTGGCAAGGGTTGAATGTGTTGACACCAGTAGTAGTCTTATTGGTTTTTGGCGGATCTGTCTGGTGGATTCGGAGAAATAAATACAGTAGAAAAACAAACTAG
- the gldA gene encoding gliding motility-associated ABC transporter ATP-binding subunit GldA: protein MSLEVSQLTKLYGAQKALDEVSFSATPGRILGFLGPNGAGKSTTMKIITGFLSPASGRVMVMGKDAVNLPKEVSPLIGYLPEHNPLYLDMYVREFLEFSGGLYGLSGAKLKSRTKEMLYRTGLAPEQHKKIGQLSKGYRQRVGLARALIHDPQVIILDEPTTGLDPNQLVEIRSLIQEVAKDKTLILSTHIMQEVEAICHDVVIINKGKILASDSLSNLKSNADETILILETEEELVLEWFANVGMIDFGSKGKTELLISTTDPALARKSIMQILHERSLNLVSLNQSKKNLELIFREITNA, encoded by the coding sequence ATGTCACTCGAAGTATCCCAACTCACCAAACTGTACGGAGCCCAAAAAGCACTTGATGAAGTGTCTTTTTCCGCTACACCTGGAAGGATTCTTGGTTTTCTGGGGCCAAATGGAGCGGGAAAATCTACCACGATGAAGATCATTACAGGATTTTTATCTCCTGCTTCGGGGAGAGTGATGGTAATGGGAAAGGATGCAGTCAATTTACCCAAAGAAGTCAGTCCACTGATTGGATACTTGCCGGAGCATAATCCACTTTACCTTGATATGTATGTGCGGGAGTTTCTGGAATTTTCAGGGGGATTATACGGGCTATCCGGAGCGAAACTAAAATCAAGAACCAAGGAAATGCTGTATCGCACAGGTCTAGCACCGGAACAGCATAAGAAAATAGGACAACTTTCTAAAGGTTATCGGCAGCGGGTAGGTCTGGCCCGTGCTTTAATCCATGATCCTCAGGTGATTATCTTGGATGAGCCTACGACAGGATTAGATCCTAATCAATTGGTGGAAATCCGAAGTTTGATCCAAGAAGTGGCAAAGGATAAGACACTAATCCTTTCTACGCATATTATGCAGGAAGTAGAGGCAATTTGCCACGATGTGGTGATCATCAACAAAGGCAAAATACTTGCTTCGGATTCACTTTCCAACCTAAAATCCAACGCAGATGAAACGATTTTGATTCTGGAGACGGAAGAAGAGCTGGTGCTTGAATGGTTCGCAAACGTGGGTATGATAGATTTTGGCTCAAAAGGAAAAACGGAATTGCTTATTTCAACGACAGATCCTGCTTTAGCCAGAAAATCTATTATGCAAATCCTACATGAGCGTTCGTTAAACTTGGTGAGTCTAAATCAAAGTAAAAAAAATCTGGAGTTGATTTTCCGGGAAATTACCAACGCCTAA
- the dnaN gene encoding DNA polymerase III subunit beta, with the protein MKFIVSSSALLKQLSAINGVVTTNPVVPILENFLFEIKESQLTITASDLQTSMITEISVEAKEDGNIAVPAKILIETLKNLPEQPVTFSIDHDTYAVEISSDNGRYRLAGENATDFPKIPTVSNATSVDMSTEVLSSAVSNTIFATSSDELRPAMTGVYINLSPTNTTFVATDGHRLVRYRRVDIASQEAATLIIPRKALNLLKSTLPSENLPVTVEFNQSNAYFNFNNIKMICRLIDERFPDYENVIPAENPNVMTIDRSELLSSLRRIAIYSNKTTHQVRLKLTGSELMISAEDLDFSNEANERLSCEHDGEDIEIGFNAKFLVEMLNNLSCKEVSLKFSAPNRAGLILPAEQDENEDILMLVMPVMLNNYV; encoded by the coding sequence ATGAAATTTATTGTTTCCTCTTCTGCCCTACTAAAGCAGCTTTCGGCTATCAACGGTGTGGTGACAACCAATCCCGTAGTGCCAATTTTGGAAAATTTTCTTTTTGAGATCAAAGAGAGTCAATTGACTATTACTGCATCTGATTTGCAGACTTCAATGATCACAGAAATCAGCGTGGAGGCCAAGGAAGATGGGAATATCGCAGTGCCTGCCAAGATATTGATTGAGACGTTGAAAAATCTTCCTGAACAGCCCGTGACATTCAGCATCGATCACGATACTTATGCGGTGGAAATCAGTTCTGATAACGGGCGTTACAGACTGGCAGGAGAGAATGCTACGGACTTCCCTAAAATCCCGACAGTAAGTAATGCAACTTCTGTGGATATGTCTACGGAGGTGCTGTCTTCAGCAGTATCCAATACCATCTTCGCTACCAGCTCTGACGAACTTCGTCCTGCTATGACAGGTGTCTATATCAATTTAAGCCCTACCAATACTACTTTTGTTGCTACAGACGGGCATAGGTTGGTTAGGTACAGACGAGTAGATATCGCCTCTCAAGAAGCAGCTACCTTGATTATTCCCCGTAAGGCATTGAACTTGCTGAAATCAACGCTACCATCTGAAAATCTACCGGTAACAGTAGAGTTTAATCAGTCTAATGCTTATTTCAATTTCAATAACATAAAGATGATTTGTCGTCTGATCGACGAACGCTTTCCTGATTACGAAAATGTAATCCCTGCGGAGAATCCTAATGTGATGACTATTGACCGTTCAGAATTGTTGAGTTCACTTCGTCGTATCGCGATCTATTCAAATAAAACGACGCATCAGGTAAGATTAAAACTGACAGGCAGCGAATTGATGATCTCTGCTGAAGACCTTGATTTCTCCAACGAAGCAAATGAGAGGCTGTCCTGTGAGCATGACGGAGAGGATATCGAAATAGGATTCAATGCGAAATTCTTGGTGGAAATGCTAAACAACCTTTCATGCAAGGAAGTTAGCTTGAAGTTCTCTGCACCCAACCGTGCGGGATTGATCCTTCCTGCTGAGCAAGACGAAAATGAAGACATCCTGATGCTGGTAATGCCGGTGATGTTGAATAATTACGTATAA
- a CDS encoding TIM barrel protein, giving the protein MTTRRNFLKSTGLATAALGLGMPQMAFSASKANPLFKISLAEWSLNKQLFSGKMDHLDFPALTKKAGIEAVEYVNQFFKDRAKDMAYLKEMKTRAAGEGVKSVLIMCDGEGILGAETAKERTQTVENHKKWVEAAKFLGCHSIRVNAYSAVPWSTSEQDYKKSSDLASAGLQELCEFADGFDINVLIENHGGFSSNGKWLAEMIEKADHPRAGTLPDFGNFRIANEDGKAISYDSYRGVDELMPKAKGVSLKPKVWDDMGNEFPLDYSKMIQLVLGHGFQGYVGIEHGEEGREWESIEEIRIELEHVRSILAKEG; this is encoded by the coding sequence ATGACTACTAGAAGAAATTTCCTCAAATCAACAGGCCTGGCTACTGCCGCACTAGGTTTAGGAATGCCACAAATGGCATTTTCAGCATCTAAAGCAAATCCACTGTTTAAAATATCCCTTGCAGAATGGTCGCTGAACAAACAGCTTTTCTCCGGCAAAATGGATCATTTGGACTTCCCGGCCCTCACCAAAAAAGCAGGAATCGAAGCCGTAGAATATGTTAACCAGTTTTTCAAAGACAGAGCAAAAGACATGGCTTATCTGAAGGAAATGAAAACCCGGGCAGCAGGTGAGGGAGTCAAATCTGTTTTGATCATGTGTGACGGCGAAGGCATACTTGGGGCAGAGACTGCCAAAGAGCGAACTCAAACTGTGGAAAATCACAAAAAATGGGTGGAGGCAGCCAAATTCCTCGGCTGTCATTCAATCCGGGTGAACGCCTACTCTGCTGTGCCTTGGAGCACTTCAGAGCAAGATTATAAAAAATCAAGTGATCTGGCCAGTGCAGGCTTGCAAGAGCTATGTGAATTTGCGGATGGCTTCGATATCAATGTCTTGATAGAAAACCACGGTGGTTTTTCAAGTAACGGAAAATGGCTTGCAGAGATGATTGAAAAGGCTGATCATCCAAGAGCAGGCACACTTCCTGATTTTGGAAATTTCCGTATAGCCAATGAAGATGGAAAAGCCATTTCCTATGACTCCTATCGTGGTGTGGATGAATTGATGCCAAAGGCAAAAGGTGTAAGTCTAAAACCAAAAGTATGGGATGATATGGGCAACGAATTCCCTTTAGACTATTCAAAAATGATACAACTTGTGCTGGGCCACGGTTTTCAGGGGTATGTTGGGATTGAGCACGGAGAAGAAGGCCGGGAATGGGAGAGCATCGAAGAAATCCGAATCGAACTTGAACATGTGAGGAGTATACTTGCAAAAGAAGGCTAA
- a CDS encoding VOC family protein: protein MKQQLGQIAILVRDYDEAIEYYTQILGFELVEDTHLSDIKRWVRVCPPGSDCQLLLAKAADELQRNQIGFQAGGRVFLFLYTDNFYRDYHNYSAKGVEFIREPTEEAFGTVSVFKDLYGNLWDLIERK, encoded by the coding sequence ATGAAACAACAACTCGGGCAAATCGCAATTTTAGTACGGGATTACGATGAGGCAATTGAATATTATACCCAAATTCTGGGGTTTGAGCTGGTTGAAGACACGCATCTTAGCGATATCAAACGCTGGGTGCGGGTTTGCCCTCCCGGCTCGGACTGCCAATTGCTTCTTGCCAAAGCTGCGGATGAGCTACAGCGAAATCAAATTGGTTTTCAAGCCGGTGGCAGGGTTTTTCTCTTTTTATACACAGACAACTTCTACAGGGATTATCATAATTACTCTGCAAAAGGCGTGGAATTTATTCGGGAACCAACCGAAGAAGCCTTTGGAACAGTCTCAGTCTTCAAGGATTTATATGGAAATCTCTGGGATTTGATAGAGAGGAAATAA
- a CDS encoding serine hydrolase — protein MDKGMNPILLSCMILPLLTGFLIYPLNAQQTAVETITGRKIGVAELERFITLQMDTLEVPGLSLAIINNKSVVYAGNFGVKNLLTGEQVNKRTLFEACSLSKPLFAYFVLKFVERGALGLDTPVYTYFMDREVDYSDYGYKTLTARMVLTHCSGWPNWRDDPADLLEFSFKPGSQSGYSGEGYQYLKRVLTYLLDVSDAKLNEYFLEEVARTLNAEPMSFVWQDSMKVFKAYGHRNGAPTDNGPHGSPNLFDAAAGLYTTAGEYAKFIAELMDINKTINQELLDLQTSLPPEPDGLYRSLGFPYKPAAGEMRFYHSGNNGDTRSYCHFYREKGIGLVLLGNSDNFFSSGFAKNMLEFLDEEYPY, from the coding sequence ATGGATAAAGGAATGAATCCCATACTGCTTTCCTGCATGATTTTACCGCTTTTGACCGGCTTCCTGATTTATCCGCTTAATGCCCAACAAACGGCTGTTGAAACAATTACGGGAAGAAAGATTGGGGTCGCCGAACTGGAAAGGTTTATCACCCTGCAGATGGATACTCTTGAGGTACCCGGTCTTTCACTTGCTATCATCAACAACAAATCAGTTGTCTATGCCGGAAACTTTGGTGTCAAAAATCTGCTTACAGGGGAACAGGTGAATAAACGTACCCTTTTTGAAGCCTGCTCATTATCTAAACCTCTATTTGCATATTTCGTGCTGAAATTTGTAGAGCGGGGAGCATTGGGTTTGGATACTCCGGTTTATACTTACTTTATGGACAGGGAGGTGGATTATTCCGATTATGGGTATAAAACGTTAACAGCCAGAATGGTGCTAACCCACTGCTCGGGATGGCCCAATTGGAGGGATGACCCCGCCGACCTACTTGAATTTAGCTTTAAACCCGGAAGCCAATCAGGGTATTCGGGAGAAGGATATCAGTATCTAAAAAGAGTCCTAACCTATCTTTTGGATGTTTCGGATGCCAAGCTGAATGAGTACTTCCTTGAAGAAGTTGCGCGCACGCTGAATGCGGAGCCGATGAGTTTTGTCTGGCAGGACTCCATGAAAGTATTTAAAGCATATGGTCATCGTAACGGAGCTCCCACGGACAATGGCCCCCACGGCAGTCCGAATTTATTTGATGCGGCTGCTGGACTCTATACCACAGCAGGTGAATACGCCAAATTTATTGCTGAGCTGATGGATATCAATAAAACTATAAATCAAGAGCTGCTTGACTTGCAAACATCTCTGCCCCCTGAGCCTGATGGGCTTTACCGTAGCCTTGGCTTTCCGTATAAGCCGGCCGCTGGTGAAATGAGGTTCTACCATTCAGGTAATAATGGAGATACCCGATCATATTGTCACTTTTATCGAGAGAAAGGTATAGGATTAGTCTTGTTGGGTAATTCCGATAATTTCTTTTCCTCCGGGTTTGCCAAAAACATGCTGGAGTTTCTGGATGAGGAATATCCCTACTGA
- a CDS encoding VF530 family DNA-binding protein, translating to MDTQPNNPLHGIKLATIVEHLVEFYGWEELGQRITIRCFTHDPSVNSSLKFLRKTPWARERVEGLYLKSLRDAKKK from the coding sequence TTGGATACCCAACCCAACAATCCCCTTCACGGAATCAAACTCGCAACTATAGTTGAGCATTTAGTAGAATTTTACGGCTGGGAAGAACTGGGCCAGCGCATTACCATACGCTGCTTCACTCATGACCCTTCTGTCAATTCCAGCTTAAAATTTCTCAGAAAAACCCCATGGGCCAGAGAGCGGGTAGAAGGATTATACCTGAAGTCGCTGCGGGACGCAAAAAAGAAGTGA